From one Misgurnus anguillicaudatus chromosome 2, ASM2758022v2, whole genome shotgun sequence genomic stretch:
- the LOC129442965 gene encoding E3 ubiquitin/ISG15 ligase TRIM25 isoform X1 — MWDLAASHLSVSRGSAVVEVLFVCSEMAEASVSLAQDQFSCSICLDLLKDPVAIPCGHSYCMSCITDYWDQKRLYSCPQCRQTFNTRPVLGKNTMLAEVVEKLKKTKLQAARPDHCYAEPGDVECDVCTERKHKAVKSCLVCLNSYCQNHLEQHEKFFKGKKHNLIDATGRLQQMICPQHDKALEIYCKTDQLCICYLCTFGKHKNHDTISAEEERTEKQKQLKETQRKYQQRIQESQKKLQELRDAVKTHKRSAQTAVDDTERIFTQLIRSIERRRSEVKQLIRDQEKTAVSEAEGLMKRLEQEIDDLRRRDAELEQLLHTDDHIHFIQSFKSPPVPPESTNSEITVNSPLCFNESVSRLREKLENFCREEIETISDRVINFSIIELPIRQEIHKYFCQFTADPNTAHKCLCLSEGNRVITYTNRVQPYPDHPDRFDHWDQVLCSESVSGRCYWEVEWSGQVYISVSYKSISRKGDSDDCRFGFNDQSWSLYCSDSSCSFFHNNIETKLPVVSRSSRIGVYVNHSAGSLSFYSVSDTMTLIHRVNTTFTKPLYPGFRLYSLFRQSKAKLCEINTTGP; from the exons ATGTGGGATTTAGCTGCCTCACATCTTTCTGTTTCACGGGGCTCAGCTGTTGTTGAGGTGCTGTTTGTGTGCAGTGAAATGGCAGAAGCGAGTGTTTCTTTAGCTCAGGATCAGTTTAGCTGTTCAATCTGTCTGGATCTACTAAAAGATCCAGTGGCCATTCCCTGtggacacagttactgtatgagCTGTATTACAGACTACTGGGATCAGAAGAGACTCTACAGCTGCCCTCAGTGCAGACAGACCTTCAATACAAGACCTGTTTTAGGTAAAAACACCATGCTGGCTGAAGTGGTGGAGAAACTGAAGAAGACAAAACTACAAGCTGCTCGTCCTGATCACTGTTATGCTGAACCTGGAGATGTGGAGTGTGACGTCTGTactgagagaaaacacaaagctgTCAAGTCCTGTCTGGTGTGTCTGAACTCTTACTGTCAAAATCATCTTGAACAACATGAGAAATTCTTCAAAGGGAAGAAGCACAACCTGATAGATGCCACTGGACGACTTCAGCAGATGATCTGCCCACAACATGATAAAGCCCTTGAGATTTACTGTAAAACTGATCAGCTCTGTATATGTTATTTGTGTACATTTGGCAAGCACAAAAATCACGATACTATATCAGCTGAAGAAGAGAGGACAGAGAAACAG AAACAACTGAAGGAGACACAGAGAAAATACCAGCAGAGAATCCAGGAGAGCCAGAAGAAGCTTCAGGAGCTGAGAGATGCTGTGAAGACTCATAAG CGCTCTGCACAGACAGCAGTGGACGACACTGAGAGGATCTTTACTCAACTGATCCGATCCATTGAGAGAAGACGATCTGAGGTTAAACAgctgatcagagatcaggaaaAGACTGCAGTGAGTGAAGCTGAAGGACTCATGAAGCGATTGGAGCAGGAGATTGATGATCTGAGGAGGAGAGACGCTGAGCTGGAGCAGCTTTTACACACAGATGATCACATCCATTTCATCCAG AGTTTCAAATCTCCCCCTGTTCCTCCTGAATCTACAAACTCTGAGATAACTGTCAATTCTCCTCTCTGTTTTAATGAATCTGTGTCTCGTCTGAGAGAGAAACTGGAGAATTTTTGCAGAGAAGAAATTGAAACGATATCTGATCGAG TAATAAACTTTTCAATCATTGAGCTCCCAATCAGGCAGGAGATCCATAAAT ATTTTTGTCAGTTCACTGCAGATCCAAACACAGCACATaaatgtctctgtctgtctgaggGGAACAGAGTGATTACTTACACTAACAGAGTCCAGCCGTATCCTGATCATCCAGACAGATTTGATCATTGGGATCAGGTGTTGTGTAGTGAGAGTGTGAGTGGACGCTGTTACTGGGAGGTTGAGTGGAGTGGTCAGGTGtatatatcagtgtcatataaGAGCATCAGCAGGAAGGGAGACAGTGATGATTGTAGATTTGGATTTAATGATCAGTCCTGGAGTTTGTACTGCTCTGACTCCAGTTGTTCATTCTTTCACAATAACATTGAGACTAAACTCCCAGTAGTGTCCAGATCTTCTAGAATAGGAGTTTATGTGAATCACAGTGCAGGATCTCTGTCCTTCTACAGCGTCTCTGACACAATGACCCTCATCCACAGAGTCAACACCACATTCACTAAACCTCTCTATCCTGGGTTTAGATTGTATAGTTTGTTTAGACAATCAAAAGCAAAACTTTGTGAAATAAACACTACAGGTCCATAA
- the LOC129442965 gene encoding E3 ubiquitin/ISG15 ligase TRIM25 isoform X2, with translation MWDLAASHLSVSRGSAVVEVLFVCSEMAEASVSLAQDQFSCSICLDLLKDPVAIPCGHSYCMSCITDYWDQKRLYSCPQCRQTFNTRPVLGKNTMLAEVVEKLKKTKLQAARPDHCYAEPGDVECDVCTERKHKAVKSCLVCLNSYCQNHLEQHEKFFKGKKHNLIDATGRLQQMICPQHDKALEIYCKTDQLCICYLCTFGKHKNHDTISAEEERTEKQKQLKETQRKYQQRIQESQKKLQELRDAVKTHKRSAQTAVDDTERIFTQLITSIERRRSEVTQLIRDQEKTAVSRAEGLLKRLEQEIDDLRRRDAELEQLSHTDDHIHFLQSFKSLTVSPVSKNSERTVNSLCFDESLSCLKEKLENFCKEETETVSNQVSNITIKELQIRQEILKYSFQFTLDPNTTHGHLCLSEGNRVITYTDRVQPYPDHPDRFDDCAQVWCSESVSGRCYWEVEWSDEVNISVSYKSIRRKGWSQECLFGCNDQSWSLYCSDSSCSFFHNNIETKLPVVFRSSRIGVYVDHSAGSLSFYSVSDTMTLIHRVNTTFTQPLYPGFRLFNILGNSKVKLC, from the exons ATGTGGGATTTAGCTGCCTCACATCTTTCTGTTTCACGGGGCTCAGCTGTTGTTGAGGTGCTGTTTGTGTGCAGTGAAATGGCAGAAGCGAGTGTTTCTTTAGCTCAGGATCAGTTTAGCTGTTCAATCTGTCTGGATCTACTAAAAGATCCAGTGGCCATTCCCTGtggacacagttactgtatgagCTGTATTACAGACTACTGGGATCAGAAGAGACTCTACAGCTGCCCTCAGTGCAGACAGACCTTCAATACAAGACCTGTTTTAGGTAAAAACACCATGCTGGCTGAAGTGGTGGAGAAACTGAAGAAGACAAAACTACAAGCTGCTCGTCCTGATCACTGTTATGCTGAACCTGGAGATGTGGAGTGTGACGTCTGTactgagagaaaacacaaagctgTCAAGTCCTGTCTGGTGTGTCTGAACTCTTACTGTCAAAATCATCTTGAACAACATGAGAAATTCTTCAAAGGGAAGAAGCACAACCTGATAGATGCCACTGGACGACTTCAGCAGATGATCTGCCCACAACATGATAAAGCCCTTGAGATTTACTGTAAAACTGATCAGCTCTGTATATGTTATTTGTGTACATTTGGCAAGCACAAAAATCACGATACTATATCAGCTGAAGAAGAGAGGACAGAGAAACAG AAACAACTGAAGGAGACACAGAGAAAATACCAGCAGAGAATCCAGGAGAGCCAGAAGAAGCTTCAGGAGCTGAGAGATGCTGTGAAGACTCATAAG CGCTCTGCACAGACAGCAGTGGACGACACTGAGAGGATCTTTACTCAACTGATCACATCCATTGAGAGAAGACGATCTGAGGTGACACAgctgatcagagatcaggaaaAGACTGCAGTGAGTCGAGCTGAAGGACTCttgaagcgactggagcaggaGATTGATGATCTGAGGAGGAGAGACGCTGAGCTGGAGCAGctttcacacacagatgatcACATCCATTTCCTCCAG AGTTTCAAATCTCTCACTGTCTCTCCTGTATCTAAAAACTCTGAGAGGACGGTCAATTCTCTCTGTTTTGATGAATCGTTGTCTTGTCTGAAAGAGAAACTGGAGAATTTCTGCAAAGAGGAGACTGAAACAGTATCCAATCAAG TCTCAAATATTACAATAAAGGAGCTTCAAATCAGGCAGGAGATCCTAAAAT ATTCTTTTCAGTTCACACTGGATCCAAACACAACACATGgacatctctgtctgtctgaagGGAACAGAGTAATAACTTACACTGACAGAGTTCAGCCGTATCCTGATCATCCAGACAGATTTGATGATTGTGCTCAGGTGTGGTGTAGTGAGAGTGTGAGTGGACGCTGTTACTGGGAGGTGGAGTGGAGTGATGAGGtaaatatatcagtgtcatataaGAGCATCAGGAGGAAGGGATGGAGTCaggagtgtttgtttgggtgtAATGATCAGTCCTGGAGTTTGTACTGCTCTGACTCCAGTTGTTCATTCTTTCACAATAACATTGAGACTAAACTCCCAGTAGTGTTCAGATCTTCTAGAATAGGAGTGTATGTGGATCACAGTGCAGGATCTCTGTCCTTCTACAGCGTCTCTGACACAATGACCCTCATCCACAGAGTCAACACCACATTCACTCAACCTCTCTATCCTGGGTTTAgattgtttaatattttgggGAATTCCAAAGTAAAACTGTGTTAA
- the LOC129442937 gene encoding E3 ubiquitin/ISG15 ligase TRIM25-like codes for MAEASVSLAHDQFSCSICLDLLKDAVTIPCGHSYCMSCITDYWDQKRVYSCPQCRQTFTTRPVLGKNIMLAEVVEILKTKLQAAHPYPFHFEPGDVECDVCTERKYKAVKSCLVCLNSYCQNHLEQHEKFFKGKKHNLIDANGRLQQMICPQHDIALEIYCRTDQLCICYLCLGDGHCNHETVSAAAEMTEKQNQLKETQRKYQERIQESQKKLQELRDAVETQKTQ; via the exons ATGGCAGAAGCGAGTGTTTCTTTGGCTCATGATCAGTTCAGCTGTTCAATCTGTCTGGATCTACTGAAGGATGCAGTCACTATTCCCTGtggacacagttactgtatgagCTGTATTACAGACTACTGGGATCAAAAGAGAGTCTACAGCTGCCCTCAATGCAGACAGACCTTCACTACAAGACCTGTTTTAGGTAAAAACATCATGCTGGCTGAAGTGGTGGAGATACTGAAGACTAAACTACAAGCTGCTCATCCTTATCCCTTTCATTTTGAACCTGGAGATGTGGAGTGTGACGTGTGTACTGAGAGAAAATACAAAGCTGTCAAGTCCTGTCTGGTGTGTCTGAACTCTTACTGTCAAAATCATCTTGAACAACATGAGAAATTCTTCAAAGGGAAGAAGCACAACCTGATAGACGCCAATGGACGACTTCAGCAGATGATCTGCCCTCAACATGATATAGCCCTTGAGATTTACTGTCGTACTGATCAGCTCTGTATATGTTATCTGTGTCTGGGGGATGGACACTGTAACCATGAGACTGTATCAGCTGCAGCAGAAATGACTGAGAAACAG AATCAACTGAAGGAGACACAGAGAAAATACCAGGAGAGAATCCAGGAGAGCCAGAAGAAGCTTCAGGAGCTGAGAGATGCTGTGGAGACTCAGAAG ACTCAGTAA